The following coding sequences are from one Paenibacillus stellifer window:
- a CDS encoding GerAB/ArcD/ProY family transporter codes for MSQPNKPISGLQISFMIIMFEIGSVPLFHLGAKAKQNSWLAVAVGAAAGLVLLLLFLYLQKRLPESKLTGILRYGFGRIAGCVIGTLYSCYFAYESMRNVRDIGEMTAMTLLRTTPLFITMLIFILIACYATWKGAEIIFRLPEILLPNLMFCYLLLIFLFFALQRADIRWLTPVAEDGLLPIMRAALPDLISFPFGQMIVFLMVWPLWNGNGVPVRNTLWAYAGVSLFLVFMNALNVTVLGPSLAANSILPVLESVRTLAELKFIERLDILVAIMIFVGLMIKILLFFYCAVEIMANLTRVSVKWWIFIWGALIYASSFLERNFTQHIAIGLGPSLKVDILFQIVIPVVLAVSIALRQHFSA; via the coding sequence TTGTCACAGCCAAACAAGCCGATTAGCGGCCTGCAAATCTCGTTCATGATCATTATGTTTGAAATTGGCAGCGTCCCCTTGTTCCATCTCGGTGCCAAGGCGAAGCAGAACTCCTGGCTGGCGGTGGCAGTTGGAGCTGCCGCCGGACTGGTACTTCTGCTGCTCTTCTTGTATTTGCAAAAACGCCTGCCTGAGAGTAAATTGACCGGCATACTGCGATACGGCTTCGGCCGGATTGCCGGCTGCGTGATCGGAACCTTGTACTCCTGCTATTTTGCCTATGAATCCATGCGCAATGTCCGTGATATCGGCGAGATGACCGCAATGACGCTGCTGCGGACAACGCCCCTGTTCATCACCATGCTGATCTTCATACTGATTGCGTGCTATGCCACCTGGAAAGGCGCAGAGATCATCTTCCGCCTTCCGGAGATCCTGCTGCCCAATTTGATGTTCTGCTATTTACTGTTGATCTTCTTGTTCTTCGCTCTACAAAGAGCCGATATCAGGTGGCTTACACCTGTGGCCGAAGACGGGCTGCTCCCGATTATGCGAGCTGCGCTGCCGGATCTCATCTCGTTCCCTTTCGGGCAAATGATCGTCTTTCTGATGGTGTGGCCGCTGTGGAACGGGAACGGGGTTCCCGTCCGAAACACCCTTTGGGCTTATGCCGGAGTCAGCCTGTTTCTGGTCTTCATGAATGCGCTCAATGTGACCGTGCTCGGTCCAAGCCTGGCCGCCAATTCTATTCTTCCCGTGCTCGAAAGCGTCCGGACACTGGCCGAGTTGAAGTTTATCGAACGGCTCGACATTCTGGTCGCCATCATGATTTTTGTCGGGCTGATGATCAAGATTCTGCTCTTTTTCTACTGTGCTGTCGAGATTATGGCCAATCTGACCCGGGTGTCCGTGAAATGGTGGATCTTTATTTGGGGGGCGCTTATCTACGCGTCGTCATTCCTGGAGCGGAACTTCACCCAACATATCGCCATTGGCCTTGGACCTTCACTGAAGGTCGACATCCTGTTTCAGATCGTCATTCCGGTGGTATTAGCTGTGAGCATCGCGCTGCGCCAGCATTTCTCGGCATAG
- a CDS encoding Ger(x)C family spore germination protein translates to MSRGIRKSHKAVSLLLVLALMSLTVSGCWDDRELSELGIVSASAYDWEDNQWKATFQVINPSSGASGMGGGGSSSTSSPPFLTFTVRGSTIMEAIERSNLTSTRQMFFSLSRITVISEDLAKRGISQLIDLFLRRPEARETVYMFVAEGEAGRLLSQLMQFSKSQGAGIQLMIEQEASLNSFYPGTRVFELAMQLSSESESGTIPELKLTGSKVMDKTDDTAQTDMPSRIDLGRLAVLKKDRFVGWLSQREAFGLSFMTNKIKMTNLSFSSIPGRSDKDDASIVLRHSATTVRPVWKNDHYVMDIDINGSGTLSEIGSNLDLTKQSSIAQMERSIEANILDVVKDSWVSIQKTGADVTGFALNIHRHDPKRWKKIKKENNWDTVFRNIEIRPHVKIKIERIGLGSKSYKSLEEK, encoded by the coding sequence ATGAGCCGGGGCATACGTAAAAGCCATAAAGCCGTAAGCCTCCTGCTGGTTCTCGCCCTGATGTCACTGACCGTCAGCGGCTGCTGGGATGACCGGGAGCTCAGCGAGCTGGGCATCGTCTCGGCTTCCGCCTACGACTGGGAGGACAATCAATGGAAAGCTACCTTTCAGGTTATCAACCCTTCCTCCGGAGCCAGCGGCATGGGCGGAGGAGGTTCAAGCAGCACGAGTTCGCCGCCCTTCCTGACGTTTACGGTAAGAGGCAGCACAATCATGGAGGCTATTGAGCGCTCCAACCTGACCAGTACGCGGCAGATGTTCTTTTCCCTTTCCCGGATTACGGTAATCAGCGAGGATCTGGCCAAGCGGGGAATCAGTCAGCTAATCGATCTGTTTCTGCGAAGACCCGAAGCCCGCGAGACGGTCTATATGTTCGTTGCCGAAGGCGAGGCGGGCCGGCTTCTCAGCCAACTGATGCAATTCAGCAAAAGCCAGGGAGCCGGCATCCAGCTCATGATCGAGCAGGAGGCCAGTCTGAATTCTTTCTACCCGGGAACGCGGGTATTCGAGCTGGCCATGCAGCTGTCATCCGAGTCGGAGAGCGGTACAATTCCCGAACTAAAGCTGACCGGCAGCAAAGTGATGGACAAGACCGACGACACCGCGCAGACCGATATGCCTTCCCGAATCGACCTCGGCCGGTTGGCAGTGCTCAAGAAGGATCGTTTTGTCGGATGGCTGTCGCAGAGAGAAGCTTTCGGGTTGTCATTCATGACGAACAAAATCAAAATGACAAACTTGTCGTTCTCATCCATTCCCGGAAGAAGCGACAAGGACGATGCCTCCATTGTCCTGCGGCATTCCGCCACTACCGTTCGTCCGGTCTGGAAGAACGATCATTATGTCATGGATATCGATATCAATGGCAGCGGCACTTTGAGCGAGATCGGCAGCAATCTGGATTTGACCAAGCAATCCTCCATAGCGCAGATGGAACGCTCTATTGAGGCGAATATTCTCGATGTTGTCAAGGATTCCTGGGTATCCATCCAGAAAACAGGTGCTGATGTAACCGGCTTCGCCCTTAATATCCACCGCCATGATCCGAAACGCTGGAAGAAGATCAAGAAGGAGAACAACTGGGACACCGTATTCCGTAACATTGAAATTCGTCCGCATGTCAAGATCAAAATTGAACGAATCGGACTTGGAAGCAAATCCTATAAATCTCTGGAAGAAAAATAG
- a CDS encoding L,D-transpeptidase family protein, with product MNTYMGENMRGTRLFGRALSILLAAVLLCVTLLAGEVQASGSQMIVVNKKTNKLAFFEDGRLVRVFPVATGKEKSLTPEGSFKLVSKIKNRPYYKEHIAGGDPSNPLGDRWLGLDVNGTRGTTYAIHGNNNENSIGKYVSAGCIRMHNDDIHWLFPRVQRNITVVITSTTLDMEGIAQKYGYGLDQKIFAGSIVADGKKVILNRPFLMKDSRVYVPLRETTTLLGSKLGSTADGALTVTTGTRVATFKPQAGTATVNGQTVSILPSRNLDGTLMIPLSAVPQLFGMQVKWDGASGTATIQ from the coding sequence ATGAATACTTACATGGGAGAGAATATGCGAGGAACCCGTCTGTTCGGGCGCGCGCTAAGCATTCTGCTTGCTGCCGTTCTGCTGTGCGTCACGCTGCTCGCGGGGGAAGTGCAGGCCTCAGGTTCCCAGATGATTGTCGTGAACAAGAAGACGAATAAGCTGGCATTCTTTGAGGACGGCCGGCTGGTTCGGGTGTTTCCGGTCGCAACAGGGAAGGAGAAGAGCCTGACTCCGGAGGGAAGCTTCAAGCTGGTCAGCAAAATCAAGAACCGCCCTTATTATAAGGAACATATCGCTGGAGGAGACCCGTCCAATCCGCTCGGAGACCGCTGGCTCGGACTCGATGTCAACGGAACGCGGGGAACGACCTACGCCATCCACGGGAATAATAACGAGAACTCAATCGGCAAATATGTAAGCGCCGGATGCATCCGGATGCACAACGACGATATCCACTGGCTCTTTCCCAGAGTCCAGCGAAATATAACGGTCGTCATTACTTCGACCACGCTTGATATGGAAGGGATCGCACAGAAATACGGCTATGGTCTGGATCAGAAAATATTCGCCGGTTCCATAGTTGCTGACGGCAAGAAGGTCATCCTCAATCGGCCGTTTCTGATGAAGGATTCCCGGGTCTACGTGCCGCTCCGTGAGACGACGACTCTGCTCGGCTCCAAGCTGGGATCGACCGCGGACGGAGCACTGACCGTTACTACGGGCACCCGCGTCGCGACGTTCAAGCCGCAGGCCGGTACCGCGACCGTTAACGGGCAGACCGTATCCATCCTGCCGTCAAGAAATCTGGATGGCACGCTGATGATCCCGCTCAGCGCCGTTCCGCAGCTATTCGGAATGCAGGTGAAATGGGACGGGGCAAGCGGAACGGCAACGATTCAATAA
- a CDS encoding SAM-dependent methyltransferase: MSLEESKLDLSRIVFIGRTYEEYLAMFGLTEKELAGRDILDCPGGACAFTAGASRAGARAVSSDIAYEFPARVLEQKGREDIVHTLEKMESACAGFRWDYFRSVDELAEHRHRALRECTEDMELHPERYVPAVLPKLPFEDGRFDLTLSGHFLFIYGDRLDYEFHLSCLRELLRVTRRELRIFPLTGLAGQRYERLDELILAIRQEGFVAREIEVPYEFQKGTGQMLSIVRKLA, translated from the coding sequence ATGAGTCTGGAAGAGAGCAAGCTGGATTTAAGCCGAATTGTATTTATCGGAAGAACGTATGAGGAGTACCTGGCCATGTTCGGATTAACCGAAAAGGAACTGGCCGGCCGCGACATCCTGGATTGTCCGGGCGGTGCCTGCGCGTTTACCGCAGGAGCGAGCCGTGCCGGAGCACGGGCCGTGTCCTCCGATATCGCGTATGAATTCCCGGCCCGGGTTCTGGAGCAGAAGGGACGGGAAGATATCGTCCATACACTGGAGAAAATGGAATCGGCCTGCGCGGGCTTCCGCTGGGACTATTTCCGGTCGGTAGACGAACTTGCGGAGCATCGCCATCGGGCCTTGAGGGAATGCACGGAGGATATGGAGCTTCATCCGGAACGCTATGTTCCGGCCGTTCTGCCGAAGCTGCCCTTTGAAGACGGCCGGTTCGACCTGACCTTGTCCGGCCATTTCCTGTTCATTTACGGCGATCGTCTTGACTATGAATTTCACCTTTCCTGCCTTCGCGAGCTGCTGCGGGTCACCCGGAGAGAGCTTCGCATCTTTCCGCTTACCGGATTGGCCGGACAACGGTACGAAAGGCTCGACGAGCTGATCCTTGCCATCCGGCAAGAAGGCTTTGTGGCCCGTGAGATCGAAGTTCCGTATGAGTTTCAAAAAGGAACGGGGCAAATGCTGAGCATTGTCCGAAAATTAGCCTAA
- a CDS encoding phosphodiester glycosidase family protein, protein MICSFTRKSKPTFLASLALILALCLAQPATPAHAAAPAKNAVLMAKTGSAYVPLRFLNGYAGGSAVFDESLKQITLVKDGVTLNLTLGVKEASLGGVKTKLSQAPYRENGTVYVPLGILIQVFGLKAEWDNAAGAVTLTDAQGTASRLPVQSGSLPSGGTKAVVTARKSVKAAGRSFSIQTVTVPLLHPSVSLSVVLAGNNVGRTEELRSIAKRSSAAAAINGTFFDAYTSSSFKAPYGYIASGGKLLKNSPADRRAVFAYDHNGLAALVPGQDFLARFQAGEFEGGLQAGPRLLVDGKVSLNVAAEGFRDPKILTGGGSRSALGLTKDHKLLLVTVPGATIPQLAEIMKQAGAYQAMNLDGGASSGLYAGGQYLTTPGRLISNALVVSSQ, encoded by the coding sequence ATGATTTGTTCTTTCACCCGCAAAAGCAAGCCGACCTTCCTTGCCAGCCTTGCCCTGATCCTTGCCCTGTGCCTGGCACAGCCCGCCACGCCGGCCCATGCCGCGGCTCCGGCGAAGAACGCCGTCCTTATGGCCAAGACCGGCAGCGCATATGTCCCGCTCCGATTTCTGAACGGCTATGCCGGCGGCTCCGCCGTATTCGACGAATCCCTCAAACAGATAACGCTAGTGAAAGATGGAGTAACACTTAACCTGACACTTGGCGTCAAGGAGGCAAGTCTTGGCGGAGTCAAGACCAAGCTCTCGCAGGCGCCTTACAGGGAGAACGGGACGGTGTACGTTCCCCTGGGTATACTGATTCAGGTGTTCGGACTGAAGGCGGAATGGGACAATGCAGCCGGAGCTGTAACCCTGACCGACGCCCAGGGTACAGCCTCCAGGCTGCCCGTGCAATCCGGAAGCCTGCCTTCAGGCGGAACGAAGGCGGTAGTAACCGCCCGCAAATCCGTGAAGGCAGCGGGAAGATCCTTCAGCATCCAGACCGTCACGGTGCCGCTGCTTCATCCCTCCGTCTCGCTGAGCGTCGTTCTCGCCGGGAACAATGTGGGCCGGACGGAAGAGCTGCGAAGCATTGCGAAGCGAAGCAGCGCAGCAGCCGCTATTAACGGCACCTTCTTCGACGCCTATACGTCCAGCAGCTTCAAAGCGCCCTATGGCTACATCGCCTCGGGCGGCAAGCTGCTGAAGAACAGCCCCGCCGACCGCCGGGCCGTGTTCGCCTATGACCACAACGGACTGGCCGCGCTTGTTCCCGGACAGGACTTCCTCGCCCGGTTCCAGGCGGGCGAATTCGAAGGCGGCCTTCAGGCAGGCCCGCGCCTGCTCGTAGACGGCAAGGTCTCGCTGAACGTAGCCGCAGAGGGCTTCCGCGATCCCAAAATTCTGACCGGCGGCGGTTCGCGAAGCGCGCTTGGCCTGACGAAGGACCACAAGCTGCTGCTCGTGACCGTTCCGGGCGCGACGATTCCGCAGCTGGCCGAGATTATGAAACAGGCCGGCGCTTATCAGGCCATGAATCTCGACGGCGGAGCATCGAGCGGGCTGTATGCGGGCGGACAGTATCTGACAACGCCCGGCCGCTTGATCAGCAACGCGCTTGTCGTCAGCTCTCAATAA
- a CDS encoding GerAB/ArcD/ProY family transporter, with the protein MKEKIGTVQATLLVVSTILPTALIVLPLIIGKYLEQDSPIAVILTALLGLAIAWLIGSVVKSSNGEPFLDWIKGITSPVFAFIIGILLLQYYMDTMAAILREYVNFIRDNVLPNTPDAVLAVIIMLVALYMTDRGIVAIARINSIATLLIAIIVPLYLGGLIPHFSLPRLLPVLDHSAASLALATLTPAGWMSEVGILLFLSPYLRHPNKASRIALIGSCIVSAILLVDILATLLVLGPQYIKSVNYPIFSTVSIIQVGRYIENLDILFTSFWIMNVYMKLAIFTFVTVQCFKQTFRVQNDRPYNVALSLIAIVECLYTWSDPGKIDAYNQQGRMVVFLLFNILLPLGILLWTRIKGTDTAKKGVKT; encoded by the coding sequence TTGAAAGAAAAAATCGGCACGGTTCAAGCTACTCTGCTTGTCGTCAGCACCATTCTCCCTACCGCTCTCATCGTGCTCCCCCTCATCATCGGGAAGTATCTTGAGCAGGATTCTCCGATTGCGGTCATATTGACCGCTCTCCTGGGTCTGGCCATCGCCTGGCTTATCGGCTCCGTTGTCAAAAGCAGCAACGGCGAACCTTTTCTGGACTGGATTAAAGGCATTACCTCGCCCGTATTTGCCTTCATAATCGGCATCCTGCTGCTTCAATACTATATGGACACGATGGCGGCCATTCTGCGGGAGTATGTGAATTTCATCAGGGATAATGTTCTGCCCAACACGCCGGATGCCGTACTAGCGGTCATTATTATGCTGGTTGCCTTGTACATGACCGACCGGGGAATTGTGGCGATAGCGAGGATCAACAGCATAGCGACGCTGCTTATTGCGATTATCGTGCCGCTTTATCTAGGGGGATTAATCCCACATTTCAGTTTGCCCCGGCTGCTGCCTGTGCTCGATCATTCGGCGGCATCCCTGGCGCTCGCCACACTGACACCAGCGGGATGGATGTCGGAGGTAGGCATCCTGCTCTTTCTATCGCCTTATCTGAGACATCCGAACAAAGCCTCGCGAATCGCTCTGATCGGTTCGTGCATCGTTTCGGCAATTTTGTTAGTGGATATATTGGCGACCTTGCTCGTGCTGGGACCCCAATACATCAAAAGCGTGAATTACCCGATCTTCTCAACAGTCAGCATCATTCAGGTCGGCCGGTATATCGAGAATCTGGATATTCTGTTCACCTCTTTCTGGATCATGAATGTCTACATGAAGCTCGCCATTTTCACGTTCGTCACCGTCCAGTGCTTCAAGCAGACTTTCCGTGTTCAGAATGACAGGCCCTACAACGTGGCGCTATCGCTCATTGCCATCGTGGAATGTCTGTATACCTGGTCAGATCCGGGAAAAATCGATGCCTATAACCAGCAAGGCCGAATGGTGGTCTTCTTGCTCTTCAATATCCTGCTGCCGCTAGGAATCCTGCTGTGGACCCGGATTAAAGGTACAGATACCGCAAAGAAAGGGGTGAAGACATGA
- a CDS encoding glutaredoxin family protein, with amino-acid sequence MSAPVIVYSTEGCGDCSRVKQMLKNEGVPFEVRDILASEAYQQEVESLGFMGIPVTVAGGRAVKGFNPDELKELLASAGMKK; translated from the coding sequence ATGAGCGCGCCGGTCATCGTCTATTCGACGGAAGGCTGCGGCGACTGCAGCCGGGTGAAGCAGATGCTGAAGAATGAGGGCGTTCCGTTCGAGGTCCGGGATATTCTGGCAAGCGAAGCCTATCAGCAGGAAGTGGAAAGCCTCGGCTTCATGGGCATTCCGGTTACGGTCGCGGGAGGCCGCGCGGTGAAAGGCTTTAACCCGGATGAGCTCAAGGAGCTGCTCGCTTCGGCGGGAATGAAGAAATAA
- a CDS encoding LacI family DNA-binding transcriptional regulator, producing the protein MNPTIKDVAKRANVSIATVSRVLNNLGGYSENTREKVMQVIRETGYRPNAVARGLINKRTRTIGVLFPRVSSFFSSGILQGIEEYAHIHDYSIMICNTGGDGNRTLKVLELLQEKQVDGVIFCSSALKTEYVEIMAGMRVPVVLVSSESSYANIPFVRIDNYTAAFEAVEYLIGKGHRNIAMIGGRQEDQLAGVPRLEGYLGALRKHHIPVDERRIIYGDFRYESGYKGFEALLESARDMTAIFAASDEMALGALSAAYKHGIRVPDDISVIGFDGLELSRMAVPPLTTVRQPLVEMGSLAFELILEMIETGEIPEQANIVHHSIVERDSVRTVED; encoded by the coding sequence ATGAATCCCACGATAAAGGATGTCGCAAAAAGAGCGAATGTCTCCATCGCAACCGTCTCCCGTGTACTTAACAATCTGGGGGGCTATTCGGAGAACACCAGAGAAAAGGTTATGCAGGTCATCCGGGAGACCGGATACCGGCCCAACGCCGTCGCACGGGGGCTGATCAACAAACGGACAAGAACGATCGGGGTGCTGTTTCCCCGGGTGTCCAGCTTTTTTTCCTCGGGAATACTGCAGGGGATTGAAGAGTATGCCCATATCCACGATTACAGTATTATGATCTGCAACACCGGGGGTGACGGCAATCGTACACTGAAGGTGCTGGAGCTCCTGCAGGAAAAGCAGGTGGACGGCGTTATTTTTTGCAGCAGCGCGCTGAAAACGGAATATGTTGAGATCATGGCAGGCATGAGGGTTCCCGTCGTTCTGGTGTCATCCGAAAGCTCCTATGCGAATATTCCTTTTGTAAGAATCGACAATTATACGGCGGCCTTCGAGGCTGTAGAATATCTGATCGGCAAAGGACACCGGAATATCGCTATGATCGGCGGGCGACAAGAGGACCAACTGGCGGGCGTGCCCAGGCTGGAAGGGTATTTGGGTGCGCTTCGCAAGCATCATATTCCGGTTGACGAGCGCCGCATCATATACGGCGATTTCAGATACGAGAGCGGATATAAGGGATTTGAAGCGCTTCTGGAGTCGGCCCGGGATATGACCGCCATCTTTGCGGCCAGCGACGAAATGGCACTTGGGGCTCTGTCCGCTGCATACAAGCACGGAATTCGGGTGCCGGACGATATTTCGGTTATCGGATTCGACGGACTGGAGCTGTCCAGGATGGCGGTGCCTCCGCTAACCACGGTACGGCAGCCGCTTGTCGAGATGGGCAGCCTCGCTTTCGAACTGATCCTTGAGATGATCGAGACCGGCGAAATCCCGGAACAGGCGAACATCGTCCATCACTCGATTGTCGAGCGGGATTCGGTAAGAACTGTTGAGGATTGA
- a CDS encoding glycerophosphodiester phosphodiesterase → MTVTKVINFAHRGASAACPENTMAAFRRALELGATGIETDVQLTKDGHLVLIHDESVNRTTNGKGYIKDKTLKEVRALDAGSWFQDGNFAGEKIPLLEELLELLADRDTVLNIELKNGVFFYPGMEQKVIDAVRQYDMSDRVIISSFNHYSLVHFKELAPDIETGILYMEGLYRPWDYALTLGAQALHSYHPAVLPEFVSEAAAAGIVYHPWTVNDPKRMEELISAGVDGIITDVPDVLAGILARKRL, encoded by the coding sequence ATGACAGTGACCAAAGTGATCAACTTCGCGCACCGGGGCGCGTCGGCGGCATGTCCGGAGAATACGATGGCAGCCTTCCGGCGGGCCCTTGAGCTCGGTGCGACGGGTATCGAGACCGATGTCCAGCTGACGAAGGACGGGCATCTGGTGCTGATTCATGATGAGTCGGTCAACCGGACGACGAACGGCAAGGGTTATATCAAAGACAAGACGCTTAAGGAAGTACGTGCGCTCGACGCGGGGTCCTGGTTTCAGGACGGAAATTTCGCCGGTGAGAAAATCCCGCTCCTGGAGGAGCTGCTGGAGCTGCTCGCGGACCGGGATACGGTTCTCAATATCGAGCTGAAGAACGGAGTCTTCTTCTACCCCGGAATGGAGCAGAAGGTCATTGACGCCGTTCGCCAATACGACATGAGCGACCGGGTAATCATCTCCAGCTTCAATCATTACTCGCTGGTCCATTTCAAGGAGCTTGCTCCGGACATCGAGACCGGCATTCTGTATATGGAAGGCCTCTATCGTCCCTGGGATTACGCGCTGACCCTGGGCGCCCAGGCGCTTCATTCTTACCATCCGGCTGTGCTGCCGGAGTTCGTGTCCGAAGCCGCGGCAGCGGGAATCGTCTACCATCCCTGGACGGTAAATGATCCGAAGCGCATGGAAGAGCTGATCAGCGCCGGTGTAGACGGCATTATTACGGATGTGCCGGACGTCCTGGCCGGTATACTCGCCCGCAAAAGGCTGTAA
- a CDS encoding spore germination protein, protein MNLKSLFNPKPAKKPQNTVAAPPPLEAAMNANMAEIKKRVGGSSDIVFRSYSNPSSDSPSLAFIYVDGLVNAELVTQTVIQPLTDNKDLEGKRHEPDKAFALIKEQILPAGGVHDCKTVESLLGMLFEGNTIILIDGHNIALAASTTGWETRSINEPTSQGVIRGPKEGFTENLRTGTSMLRRRLKSPDLRIEEYKIGRRTRTGIALVYLEGVASEQVLAEVRRRLDAIDTDGILESNYIEELIQDGGLTPFPTLQNTERPDSLAGGILEGQVGIIIDGTPFALLAPSTFFSFFQSSEDYYQRYDISSFLRLIRFTAFFVSLLLPALYIAITTFHQEMVPTTLLVSLAAQREGVPFPALIEALMMEVTFDVLREAGVRMPRAIGPAISIVGALVLGQAAVQAGLVSAAMVIVVSFTAISNFVIPSLAIANSIRLIRFLLMLIAGTVGLFGIMSFMMVLLIHMASLQSFGVPYLSPMAPMKLSYLKDIFIRVPLWNMSTRPSLYGSQADRRQSQLPDKSQKSKDSSDQQGGDRS, encoded by the coding sequence TTGAATCTGAAATCTTTGTTCAATCCCAAACCCGCAAAGAAACCACAGAACACCGTGGCAGCCCCCCCGCCTCTGGAAGCTGCCATGAATGCCAATATGGCGGAGATCAAAAAGCGTGTCGGCGGCAGTTCGGATATTGTGTTCCGTTCGTATTCCAATCCGTCATCGGACTCTCCTTCCCTGGCCTTCATCTACGTGGACGGCCTGGTGAACGCAGAGCTGGTCACCCAGACTGTTATTCAGCCGCTGACAGACAACAAGGATCTGGAAGGCAAGCGCCATGAGCCGGATAAGGCTTTTGCGCTCATCAAGGAACAGATTCTTCCCGCTGGCGGGGTCCATGATTGCAAGACGGTGGAGAGTCTGCTCGGCATGCTGTTTGAAGGCAACACCATCATTTTGATTGACGGCCACAACATCGCACTGGCTGCAAGTACTACCGGCTGGGAGACGAGAAGCATCAACGAGCCGACTTCGCAGGGCGTCATTCGCGGCCCCAAGGAAGGCTTCACCGAAAATCTGCGCACCGGCACTTCCATGCTGCGGCGGAGACTGAAATCCCCCGATCTGCGGATTGAAGAATACAAGATTGGCAGACGCACCCGCACCGGCATCGCTCTTGTCTATCTGGAAGGTGTCGCAAGCGAGCAGGTTCTTGCCGAAGTCCGAAGAAGACTGGACGCCATCGATACGGACGGCATTCTGGAGAGCAACTATATCGAGGAGCTGATTCAGGACGGCGGACTGACGCCCTTTCCGACCCTCCAGAACACGGAACGGCCTGATTCCTTGGCCGGCGGCATTCTGGAAGGCCAGGTCGGCATCATCATTGACGGAACTCCGTTCGCCCTGCTGGCTCCGTCCACTTTCTTCAGCTTCTTCCAGTCCAGCGAGGACTACTATCAGCGGTATGATATTTCCTCGTTTCTGCGGCTGATCCGGTTCACCGCTTTTTTCGTATCCCTGCTGCTGCCCGCGCTCTATATCGCCATTACCACCTTCCATCAGGAGATGGTCCCGACCACGCTGCTGGTCAGCCTGGCGGCACAGCGTGAAGGTGTGCCGTTCCCGGCTCTGATTGAAGCGCTGATGATGGAGGTTACCTTCGATGTTCTCCGCGAGGCCGGGGTCCGCATGCCGCGGGCAATCGGTCCCGCGATCTCCATCGTGGGTGCACTCGTGCTGGGTCAGGCCGCCGTTCAAGCGGGACTCGTATCCGCTGCCATGGTCATTGTCGTTTCGTTCACAGCGATCTCGAACTTCGTCATCCCGTCGCTGGCAATCGCCAACTCGATCCGGCTCATCCGCTTCCTCCTGATGCTGATTGCCGGAACCGTCGGCCTCTTCGGCATCATGTCCTTCATGATGGTGCTCCTGATCCATATGGCGTCTCTGCAGTCGTTCGGTGTCCCCTATCTGTCTCCAATGGCGCCGATGAAACTAAGTTATTTGAAGGATATTTTTATTCGTGTGCCGCTGTGGAACATGAGTACACGCCCGAGCCTCTACGGAAGCCAGGCAGACCGCAGACAAAGTCAATTGCCGGATAAATCCCAGAAATCCAAAGACAGCTCCGACCAGCAGGGAGGCGACCGTTCTTGA
- the ytxJ gene encoding bacillithiol system redox-active protein YtxJ, translating into MSIQQLHSEEELKQYISRSGKKLLFKHSTTCPISAKAYEEFQSYLKENETDAAVVLVIEDRPVSNKIAEEFGIKHESPQIFLLDDQNVTWNTSHWKITKANITEAVAQ; encoded by the coding sequence ATGTCCATTCAGCAACTTCATTCCGAGGAGGAATTGAAGCAATATATTTCGCGCTCCGGCAAAAAGCTGCTGTTCAAGCACAGCACAACCTGCCCGATCAGCGCCAAGGCCTATGAGGAATTCCAGAGCTACCTGAAAGAGAACGAGACGGACGCAGCCGTTGTCCTGGTCATTGAGGACCGCCCTGTGTCCAACAAGATCGCCGAGGAATTCGGCATCAAGCATGAGTCGCCGCAGATTTTCCTGCTGGACGACCAGAATGTGACCTGGAATACCTCCCATTGGAAAATCACGAAAGCAAACATCACCGAGGCTGTCGCCCAATGA